DNA from Candidatus Limnocylindria bacterium:
GCTCGTAGGCGAGCATCGGCTCGAGCGTCACCGCCTGACCGCTCGCGCGCACGCGCGACGCGACGCGCTGCGCGATCTCGCGGAGCTGGTCTTCGCGCCGGCGCCGATACCCCTCGATGTCCACCGGCACATGAACTGACCGGCCGACCTTCTTCGAGGTGATGGCGCTCACGATCTGCTGCAGGGCGACGAGGTTCTCGCCACCGCGACCGATGAGTGCGCCGAGGTCGGCGCCGAGGACGTCGACGCCCTCCATGCCCGGACGGTCCTCGAGCGCGACCTCGGCGTCCACGCCCATCGCGTCGAGCAATTCGCGCAGCACGGTCGCGCCGAGCGCGAGCTCCTCCGCGAACGCCGGCGAGGCCTCCTCGCCCTCCTCGTCACGCGCGCGCGCCCCGGCGTCGGGACGGCGCGGGACCTCGGCCTCGTCGATGAGCGGCTCGGGCTCCGCGGCGCGCTCGTCCTCCTGGAACGAGAGCAGCACGCGCGCGTCCTCACCGCCCATACCCAGCACGTTCGCGGGCTTGCCCTTTTCGAGGATCTCGATGTCGACCTCGGTGCGTTTGCGGCCGAGTGCCCTCAGTCCGCGCTCGATCGCCTCTTCAACGGTGCGGCCCGTGAATTCCTCACCACGAAGTGGACTCATCTCTTCCCCCTCCTGCGTCCGCGACGGCGGCCACCACCCGACGCGCTCGGCGTCGTGGTCTCTTCCTCACGTTCGTCCGACTCTTCGTCGTCCTTTTCCTTCATGTCCTTACGCGCCTCGGCGATCGCTGCCTGCTCCCGACGGTGCAGCTCGCGGTCCGCGGGTGTTGGGATGCCTCGCAGGAACGGGAGGTACTTGGGCAGCTGCCCCCAGCCACTCACGAAATACTGCTGCACGATCTGGAACAGCGTGGTCGCGATCCAGTAGAGCGTCAGGCCCGCCGGGAATTGCGCGCCGATGAACACGGTGATGAGCGGGAACGTGTAGGCCATCGACTGCGTCATGCGCTGGGCCGGGTCATCGCTCTTGACCTGCTTCACGGGCATCGCCATCACAGAAGCGACGAGCTGCACGAGTCCGGCGAGGACGGGCAGGATGAAGAACGGGTCGGGGTGCTGCAGGCCACGGGAGATCCACGGGAGCCAGTGCGCGGTCGTGTCGAGCGAGCCGTCCTGGGGGATCGGATTGAAGATGAACGCGTAACGAAAGCTTTCGACCATGTCGTGCGACAGGCCTGGGCAGAGGTTCCCTGGCGGCGGTCCGAGGCCGCAGCCCAGCTGGAGCAGCGAGTTGTACAGCGCGATGAGCAGAGGCATCTGGAGCACAAGCGGCAGGCACCCGGCAGCGGGATTCACGCCGCGCTCGCTGTACAGCTTCATCTGTTCCTGGCTGAAGCGTTGGCGATCCTTGCCGTACTTCTTCTTGAGCTCCTCCATCGCGGGCGCGACCTCTTGCATCGCGCGCTGCGAGCGGATCTGCGTGACGTACAGCGGATACAGCGCGAGTCGGATGAGGATCGTCACGAAGATCACGGCTAGGCCGAAATCGCGCACGATCGAGTACGCGAAGAGAGTGAGATTCATGATCGGATGGACGAGCAGCGAGTTCCAGAGGGTCAGGATGTCCATCAGTGCTCCGGCACGGGGTCATACCCACCGCGACTGAACGGATTGCACGAGACCAGGCGGCGCGTGGCGAGCCAACCGCCCCGCAGCACGCCGTGCCGCTCGATCGCCTCCATCGCGTATTCGGAGCACGTGGGCGTGTAGCGGCATGCGGAAGGAAGCCCTGGGCTCACGCGCGTCTTGTAGAAGCGCAGCAGCCACAGCGCGAGCGCCTTCATTCGCGTGTGTGGCGCGCGGTGCCGAGCGCGGCCACCGCCGCCGCTCGAAGCGCCGAAAAATCCGCGGATATCGCCTCGCGGCGTACGGTCACGACGATGTCCTGCGCGAGCGCGGTGTCCATGGCCTCGCAGGCCAGACGGAATGCCTCGCGAACGCGACGACGCGCGCGATTGCGGACCGTGGAGATGCCCACCGTACGGGGCGCGGACACCGCGAGGCGCATGACGTTCAATTCGTTGGGGCGTAGCCGCGCGACGAAAGCAGCGTCACGGACGCCGCGCCCGCTCTTGCGTGCGGCGGCGATATCGGTGGATCGCCGCAGGCGTGCGGCGTTCATGGCTGCGAGGTCGTTCAGGCGACGGTCAGGCGCTTCCGTCCACGCGCGCGACGCTGCGCCAGCACTTTGCGGCCGCCCGTCGTCTTCATGCGCGCGCGAAAACCGTGCACTCGCGCGCGGCGACGCGTCTTCGGCTGATACGTGCGCTTCACGAACTGTCCCTTCTCCCCCGAAAAAAATGGACGAATGAAACATCAATAGATATCTGCTGTGTGTGCGAGAAGTCTAGCAGTGTGCCTGTGCTACTGTTCCGTGGCTTCCAGCGGGCGGATCTTTTCCTTATCTCCGCGTTCGGTGTGGCGGCACTCGCGTGATCGTGTTGTGGGGGCGTCGTGATGTTCGAGCGCAGAGAAGGGGAGCCGTTGAACCTGAAGCAGCTCTGGCACGCGGCCCTCGGCGAGCTGCAGCTTGGACTCACCAAGGCCAACTACGACACCTGGTTCAAAGACACCGCGATCGTTTCCGAAGAGGACGACGTGTACTGCGTCGGCGTTCCCAACGCCTTCGCTCGGGAGTGGCTCGAGAACAAATACCGCCAACAGGTGCGTGATGCCCTCCGGCACCTCGTGGGGCGGACGGTCGACGTCCGTTTCGTGACACTCACGGCAGCGTCGGTCCGCTCGGACCGTCCGGTGGCGGCCTCTGGTGGCGCCGGGGGCGCCGCGTCCGCACCGACAGGGACCGCGCCGGCACAGGAACGCCGCGACGCCACCGCGGCGGCGCTGCTCAATGCGCGTTATACGTTCTCGACGTTCGTGGTCGGATCGAACAACCGTCTGGCTCACGCCGCCGCGCTGTCCGTCGCCGAGCGTCCGGGCCACAGCTATAACCCGCTGTTCATCTACGGCGGCTCGGGCCTCGGAAAGACGCATCTCATGCACGCGATCGGTCATGCGGTCATCTCTCGCCACCCCAAGAAGCGCGTCGCTTACGCGACGAGCGAAAAGTTCACCAACGAATTCATCAACTCGATCCGCGGCCAGAAGAGCGAGGAGTTCCGCGAGCGATATCGCCGCATCGACGTGCTCCTCATCGACGACATCCAGTTCCTCACGGGCAAAGAGGGAACGCAGGAAGAGTTCTTCCACACTTTCAACGCCATCCACGAGGAGGGGAAGCAGATCGTCCTATCGAGTGACCGGCCACCGAAGGCGATCGAGCGTCTCGAGGACCGGTTGCGTTCGAGATTCGAGTGGGGACTCATCGCGGACATCTCCACACCGGACCTCGAGACGCGCATCGCGATCCTGCGCGCCAAGGCGGAGGCGCAGTCCGTCGCGGTCCCGCCACCGGTCATCGATTTCCTCGCACAGCGGATCGTCTCGAACATCCGCGAGCTCGAGGGGGCGCTCACGCGGATCGTCGCGTACGCGACCCTCAGCGCGGTCCCCGTCACGACACAGCTCGCGCAGGAGATGCTCCAGAACATCCTGTACAACCCGCGGCAGAAGACGCTCTCGCCCGATCGTATCGTCGAGACCGTCGCGCGCTACTACGGTGTGCCGTCCGAGCAGCTGCGCGGCAAGGCCCGCGACAAGCAGGTGGTGCTCCCGCGGCAGATCGCCATGTACCTCATGCGCGAGGAGACGGAGGCGCCCCTGATGCGGATCGGCGAGGCTCTCGGGGGACGCGACCACTCCACGGTCCTGCACGGCTGCGAGAAGATCGAGCGTGAGATGGCGGAGAACGACGACTTCCGCCGCGACGTCGGAGCGCTGCGGGAGATGCTGTACACGGAGTGACCGGGCGGGGGCCAAAATCCTCCGAAATTCCGATGGTTTCGCGTGGGTGTCCGGGTGTGGATAAGCCCACCCAATGTGTGGATAAGCGCACCCATTTGTGGACATGTCCACCAGGCGCTTGTGCGGGGAGCCGACTACCGTTGGATACCGGAACATTCGCTCACCGCGGCCGGCTCGCCGTCCCCAAACGCTCCTATCCCCATCCACAGGTCAAGCGTTACCGGCGTACCGCCCTGGAGCCGCGCCGGCGTGGGCGCAAGGCGACAACAGCATCTCGGAACGGTCATAGTCCACACCACTACTGCTGGTACCACCGTCTATATAGATCTCTGGGGAACGGTACGGGAGGGACCTCGTGAAGGTCACTTGTCTACAAGAGAACCTCGCGCGTGGACTTCAGATCGCGGGACGAGCGGTCTCGACGCGAGGCAGCCTGCCGATCCTCGGCAACGTCCTTCTGCGCACCGAGGGCGGCCGTCTGAAGCTCACCGCGACGAATCTCGAGGTGGGGATCAACTGCTGGGTGCCGGCGAAGGTCGACGATGAGGGCGCGATCACCGTACCGGCAAAGCTCTTTACCGATTTCGTGAATTCGCTCCCACCCGGTCCCACCGAGCTCTCGCTCAACGTCCGCACCAAGACCGTGCATCTGCGTCGCGACCCGTACGAAGCGAACTTCAAGGGCATGGATGCCGAGGAATTCCCGATCATCCCCGCGGCGCCGGACAAGCCGACGACGCGCGTGAGCAAGTCGACCCTTCGCCGCATGATCGGTGAGGTCGCCTTCGTCGCGACGACCGACGACAGCCGGCCGGTCCTGACCGGCGTGCTGACCACACTCGAGGGCGACAAGATCACCATGGCCGCGGCCGACCCCTATCGCCTCTCGGTGCGGAACGCGAAGCTGATGGACAAGATCGAGGGAAAGCTCGAGGTCATCATCCCGGCGCGCAGCCTGCAGGAAGTGCAGCGGATCATCGACGACTCCGACGACCCGGTCGACATCTTCGTCACGCCGAACGGCAGCCAGGTGATCTTCCACACACCCGAAGCAGATCTCGTCTCGCGCGTCATCGAGGGTCAGTTCCCGAACTACCGTCAGGTCATCCCGCAGGGGAAGCCGGCGACAAGGATCGTCGTGCAACGGGAAGAGCTGCTCCAGGCGACGCGCCTCGCCTCACTGTTCGCACGCGACTCCGCGAACATGCTCCGCTTCCAGGTGAATCCGGCGGATCATCCACCGCTCGTTATCAGCGCGAACGCGGCTGAGGTCGGCGATCAGACAGCGAAGGTCGACGCGTCGGTCGAGGGGCAGAACACGACCATCGCGTTCAACTCGCGGTTCATCGCCGACGCGCTGGGTAGCCTCACGGCGCCCGAGGTCGCGCTCGAGCTCGGCGGGCCGCTCGCGCCGGGCGTCGTCAAGATCGTCGGCGACCCGGACTACCTTCATGTGGTGATGCCGCTCCGCATCCCGGCCTAGACGTGCGCGTTTCCAAGCTCGCGCTGGAGGACTTCCGCAGCTACCCGCAGGTCGAGATGTCGCTCTCGCGCGGAGCCATCGCATTCATCGGACCCAACGGGGCGGGCAAGACGAATCTGCTCGAGGCGATCCACCTCATCGCGCGCGGGGATTCTCCGCGCGCGCATGACGACACCGAGTTGGTCCGCTGGGGCGCGACGACGGCGCGCGTCGGTACCGAGGTCGACCGCGCTGAAGACCACCGGCGCATCGAGACGCTGCTCTTCGCACCGCCTGAGGGCGAACGCCGCCGGCCGCGCCGCTATCTCCTCGACGGCGCGGGAAAGCGACCGGAAGACACCGCTGGGGAGCTGGTCGTCGTCGCGTTCTTTCCTGAGGACGTCGAGCTCCTGGTGGCCGCACCGAGCGGCCGGCGACGATTCCTCGACGCGATGCTGGGACAGATAGATCGCGCTCACCGGCGCGAGATGCGCGAGCTGCAGCGCGTCCTCGAGCAACGCAACGCGCTCCTGCGCGTGGCGCGCGAGGAGCTCGAGCTCCCGGAGGAAGAGATGGCGTTCTGGGACCGCGAGCTGGTGCGCCTCGCGGCCGCGATCTCACTCCGGCGATCGCGTCTGGTCGCGGACCTCGCCGTGCCGTTCGTGAGGGCGACCGAGCTCTTCACCGGTGCCGAAGGACTGTCGCTCGCGTACGCGGGACAGGTCGAGGGCGACACGCTCGAGGAGCGCACGCTCGGCTACCAGCGCGTTCTGCGCGAGAAGCGCGACCGCGAACGATGGCAGGGTGCATCGCTCGTTGGGCCGCAGCGCGACGACCTCGCCGTGACGTCCGCCGGCCGGATGCTGCCTGCGTTCGCGTCGCGTGGAGAGCATCGGAGCGCGGTGCTGTCGCTCAAGATCGCGGAAGCGGCGTGGCTCGCGTCGCGCGTCGGCGAACAACCGGTCTTCCTCCTCGACGACGTGCTCTCGGAGCTCGATGCCGGTCGGCGCGAGGCGCTCGCGCGCGCGATCCCCGAGGACGCCCAGGTGCTCCTCACCGCGGCGATCCCGACCGCCCTGCCGGACACGCTGCGCGAGCGGGCCACGCTCGTGCCCGTGCGACGAGGCCAGGTCGGATGAGACCGATCGCGCGGGCGATACAGAGCGCGCTCAGAACGTTCGGGCTCGACCAGGGCGTCGCGCGCGCGGACGCGGTGCGCGCGTGGCAGGATGCCGCGACGAAGATCCTGGGCGCGGACGCCGTGACAACGCGGGCGATCCGTGCCGATGGGGACACGCTCGTCGTGCTGGTCCCGACGGCGCAGTGGGCCGGCGAGATCCGGCTCCGGGAGCGCGATCTGCTCCAGGCTCTCGCGGACCGCGCGCCGGCGAGCCGCATCGCGCGTCTGCGGTGCGTGCCCTCGCCGTGACGCAGCAGGTCTGGGACACTCGGAAGCGATGCCGCAGCTGAGTTTCGTCACGACGGTCGGCAGCACGGCCGACGTCCGAGCAAGCCGGGCGGACGTGATCCTCGTCAACGAGCCCGAGACCGGCGCGACCCTCCGCACGAAGGGCCGGCTCTACCTGCTCTTCGAGTCGTCGCCGCCGGGGCCCGCGGAGAAGATCGCCCGTGAGATCGCCGAGCTCACGCGGCAGGAGTACTACTACGACCTTTCGGCGGGCATCGAGGTCTCGCTGCGGCGCGCGCTACGCCAGGCCAATCGCCGCGCGACGCAGCGCCTGCGCGAGAACCGCGGATCCATAACGCTCCAGTGCGCGTGCGCCGTGGTCGTGAACAACGAGCTGTACACGTCGCGCGTCGGCGGCGCACAGGTCTTTCTCGTGCGTCGCGCGCGGCTCTTCCTGCCGGGCGATGAGCCGGGCGAGCTTGCCGACTTCGTCCATCGCACGACGACACGTGAAGCAGCATCACTCGGCGTCGACGCCGATGTCCTGCCGAGGGTGTGGAGACAATCGATCGAGGCAGGCGACACCGTCATCCTTGCGAGCGCCGCGCTCGTCGACGGTCTCGGCGCGGAGGCGCTGAAGAACGCCGCCGTGACGCTCCACCCGAGATCGGCGGCCGAGCACATCCACAACCGGGCCGTCGCCGACGGCGTCACCGGCAGCGACGCGGTGATCTTCATCGAGGTCGCGCAGTCCACCGGTGCCGCGGTTCGCATCGCGCCCGAAGCGTCACCGATCCTGCGGCCCGAGGACGTCGCGATGGCCGACACGATCCGGTCGCGCCTCGACGGACTGGGTGGGATCCGAGAGAAGGTGACGCGGCTGCTCCGCGGCGCCGCGACACCGGTCACTTCTGCCGCGACCAAAGGCGTCGCGGTCGGGCTCGAGCTCATGCCGCGGCGGGGCGCGGCGCTCCCGCGACATCCCGACACCGCGCGCTCCCGCTCGAAGCGGCAGCGCCGCGCCATGACCACGCTCGCGGTGCTGCTCCTCGTGGCGGCCTCCGGCGTCGGCGCGCTCGCCTACCGCGACTACGAATCGAACAGCGCGGTGCGGAACTACCAGCTCGCGGTCGTGAATGCCGAGGATCTCATCGCGTCGGCGCATCGTTTGGTCGAGCGCACGTCGCCCGATGCGGATGCCGCGCGTGACAGGCTCGCGCAGGCGATCGCGAAGCTCGACGAAGCCAGCAAATCGACCTTCGCCGATACCGAGAAGATCGCGGCGCTGCGCGCGGACATCGCGGCGCTGAACGACCGCATGGACGGCGTGATCCTCGACCTCGCCCGTTTCGGGACGGGCACGAAGCTCGCGCAGGTCGTTGGGAACGTGAACGGCCTCTATGTCACCGATCCCGGATCGGGACGGCTCTGGCGCGTGTTCGGCGATCCGATCCAGCAGGGCCCGGTGCTGCAGCGCGGGGTCAAGGGCGTCGGCTCGCCGGTGCAGATCGCCCTCCAGGACTTCGCTGTGTACTCGCTCGACGACGCCGGCAAGCTCTGGCGGGCGGAGGGCGATCAGGTCGTCGACATCACGCCCGCCGACCACGACAAGTGGAAGACGCCCTCGGCGCTCGCGGTGTTCACGAACAACCTCTACGTCCTCGACAGCGAGACCGGTCAGCTGTGGAAGCACGAATCGAATGACGGCGCCCAGTTCCGACCGGCGATCGGGTATCTCTCCACGCCGCTCGCCCCGAACACCGCGCGTGCGCTCGCCGTCGACGGGGACGTGTGGATCGTGACCTCGGCCGGCGACGTGCAGCGCTTCCGGCGGAACGTGCTCGTCGCGACGGCCGCTCGGATCGACTTCGTCCCGCGCTGGGAAGGGACGGCGCCGCGCGCGAACGCGATCCAGGCGATCGATGCGCAGCGCTCGATCTACGTGCTCGACTCGGGCGGAAAGCTGGTCGTCCAGCTCACGCGCGACGGTCGCGAGCTCGCGCGGTTCGCGCTGCCGCCAGGGTTGCCCCCCGCCGCGGGTTTCTACGTGTCCGAATCGCTGCAGGTCGCCTACACACTTCATGGGACGAAGATCGTCGCGACGAGCATCGCGCGTTGATCCCGCTACGGGACCACAGTCCCGTACGCAGCGTCCCGATCGTGAATCGGCTCCTGCTCGCGATCAACCTCGTGGCCTGGATCTACGTCGTCTACCTGACGCGACAGCCGGGAGCGCTGGAGACGTTCTTCGACCGGTACTCGTTCGATTGGACGGAGTTCACCACGCGTGTCGCCGCGGGGGAGCTCGGCATCGACACGTTCGTGCCCCTCATCTCTCACATGTTCCTGCACGGCGGTTGGCTGCACGTGATCGGCAACATGCTCTATCTCTGGATCTTCGGCGACAACGTCGAGGACCGTTTCGGCAGCGCGCAGTACCTCGTGTTCTACCTGCTCTGCGGGATCGTCGCGGCGATCGGCCAAGGCCTCATCTCTCCGTCACCGATGGTCGGCGCTTCCGGCGCGATCGCGGGAGTGCTGGCCGCTTACCTGGTGATGTATCCGACCGCGCGCATCTCGACCCTCGTCTTCCTCGGGCTGTTCATCACCATCGTCGAATTGCCCGCGCTCATCGTGATCGGGATGTTCATCGTTCTTCAGGTGATCGAAGGCATCGCCGAGCTGAGACTGACTGGACACGCAGCCGCTCAGCAGGTCGCGTATTTCGCGCACATCTGGGGCTTCGGGGCCGGTCTGCTACTGCTTTCGTTCTTCCGCCGCAGCGATGCGGCACGCCGCGTGCGCTTCGGATGACCGGACGCATGCGACGGCGGCGCGAGTGGAGGTAGCCTAGGGCGATGCTCGTCCCATGCACGGTCGAGTCGGTGCGGGTGCATGTCCTCACGGGTCAGCACGTTGTCCTGCTGCAGGCGAAGGAGACCAATCGTCTTCTTCCGATCTGGATCGGCTCGGACCAGGCGCACAGCATCGCGACGCGCATCGCCGGCATCGCGAGCGAACGTCCGCTCACGCACGACCTGATGATGGATGTGCTCACGAAGCTCGGCGTCGAGATCACGCGCATCGTCGTGAAGGACCTCGTCGCCGACGATAACGGCGGCGGCGTGTTCCACGGCAGCCTGTTCCTGCAGCTCGGCGAGCGCGAGGTCGAGATCGACTGCCGGCCGTCCGACGCGATCGCGCTCGCGGTCCGCTGCGAGGCGCGCATCCTCGTGTCGGACACCGTGCTCGACCGCTCGGCGATCTCAGCCGAAAGCGAGGACGACGACAACATCGCGGTGTTCAAGGAGTTCATCCAGTCGCTTCCCGACGATCCGCCCGGGCAGGGGTCGAGCTAGAGGGCTCAGCCCTTCGGGCGCGCACCGAACCGCAGGCGCACGACACCGCGCAGGTCCTCGATCGACGTGCGCAGGATGTCAACCCGTGAGTCAGGGTCGTCGGTCCAATCCACGGGGACCTCGTGGACGCGCAGGCCGGCACGTTGCGCGAGGATGAGAAGCTCGGTATCGAAGAACCAGGCTTCATCCTTGACCTGCGGGAGCAGCTGCTTCGCGACCGAGGTGCGCACAGCCTTGAAGCCGCACTGCGCGTCGGTGAAGTGAGCCCCGAGGGCAAGCCGAAGCACCAGCATGTAGCAGCGCGATATGAACTCGCGTTTCAGTCCACGCCTGACGCGCGAACCGCGCGCGAGGCGGCTGCCGATCGCGAGCTCGCTGTGTCCGGATAGCAGCGGAGCCACGAGCGGCAGCAGGGCCCTCAGATCCGTCGAGAGGTCCACATCCATGTACGCGACGATCGGTGCGTCGCTCTGAAGCCAGGCCGCGCGAAGAGCGCGTCCGCGCCCCTTCTTGTCGAGGTGGACCACGCGAACGCGCGTGAGCTCATTCGCGAGACCTCTGGCGACGGACGCCGTCCCGTCCCGGCTCGCGTTGTCGGCGATCGTGATCACCGCGGGGAAGGGGAAGTCCGAACCGAGGTAGTCGTGCAAACGTCGCACGCTCCGACCGAGGTCGCGCTCCTCGTTGTAGACCGGGATGACGATATCGACGAGCGGCTCTTCGAGTCGTGCGGCCAACGCAGCGCAAGGTTAGCGTGTTGCGTCGGGATGACCTGGAGCGACCGCAGGATCGCGACGGCGCTCGCGGCCGCAGGTGCCGCGATATACCTCGTGGCGGGACTCGCCCTCCTCACCGACTACGACTACTACGGACGCCTCGCGCAGGCGCTCTTGCACGGGCAGTGGTGGCTCAACGAGGCACCGCCGTGGCTCAACGAGCTCGTGCCATGCGGAGCGGAGCGTTGGTGCGTGGTCTATCCACCGCTTCCGGCGATCCTCGCCGTCCCGTTCGCCGCGTTGCTGCCGACAGCCCTGGCGCAGGTGCTCGTCTCGCGGGTCCTGGGCGGCATTTCCGCCGGCATCCTGTACCTGGCGCTTCGCGCATTCGGCGCACCACGCGCCGTCGCGATCGCCGGGGCGATCCTCTCGACGTTCGGCACCACGCTGTTCTTCTCGAGCGTGGACGGACGCGCGTGGTACGCGGCGCATGCGGTGGCGATGCCGTTCCTGTCGGCCGCCTTTCTCTTCGCGGCGCGCGGCGAGCGCGCGTGGCTGGTCGGCGCGTGCATCGGTCTTGCGGCGCTCGCGCGTCTCCCCGTCGCCGCGGCGGCTCCCGCTCTCGCGCTGCTGCTCGCACGCCGTGCCGGGAAGCCATATCTCCGAGCGCTCACCCCGGTCGTGCTCGGCGGCGTGCCCTTCGCGCTCGTCTACGTCGGTTACGACCTGCTCAGATGGGGTTCGCTCTTCGATGTCGGGTACGTGCAGCTCACGCAGGGCGACATTTTCTTCACGCGTGGCCTCTTGTCGCCGTTCTATCTGCCACGCCACTTCTACGCGATCTTCCTCGAGCCGCCGGATCTCGTTGAGGGAACGCCGTTCTTCCTGCGACCGCGTGGCATCGGCATGGCGCTGTTCCTGACGACGCCGGCCTTCCTGTGGCTATTCGGCGGGCTTCGGACGCTGCGGCGTGACATCGGCATCGCCGCGGTCGCGGTCGCCGGGCTGCTCGCTCTCGCGCCGGACATCTTCCACGGGACGGTCGGCTTCCAGCAGTTCGGCTATCGCTTCTCGATCGACGCGCAGCCGTTCCTCATCGCGCTCGCGCTCGTGGGTGATGCGCGCGCCGGCTCGACCTGGCGCTCGCGCCCATCGTGGCTGTTCGTCGCGGTCGTCGTCCTGTCGATCGCGATCAATCTCTACGCGACGATCGCGATCACGCGCTTCGACTACTGGCAGTGATGCGCCGGTACATCGCAGGGGGAGGGCAACCTGCAACCCCGTTCATCGCAGGGGGAGAACCCCCTGCAACCCCCCCAGGGGCTTCGCCCCCGCAGGCCGACCGAAGAGCGCACCTCGCCATCGCCGGCCTGATCACCGTCGGTGTGGCGGTGCGCCTGCTGACGCTGCGCTCACCGGGTTTCGTCACCGACGTGGGCACGTTCCAAGCGTGGGCCGAGCACATGGTCCAGGTCGGCCCGGGCGGGTTCTATTCGCCGGACTATTTCAGCGACTACCCGCCCGGGTATCTCTACATCCTCTGGTTCCTCGGCGCGCTCTTGGACGGCGAGTTCCTCCGCCTCGCAGTGAAGGCAGCGAGCATCCCGGCCGACGTTGCCATTGCGACGCTGGCGGCGATGCTCGCGTGGCGCCACGCGGGACGCGGCAACGCGATCCTGGCCGCGGGCCTGTGGTCGCTCTCACCGGGTGCGATCTTCGCCGGACCGTACTGGGGCCAGATCGACTCCGTCGGATCCCTTCCACTGTTCGCCGCGCTTGTCGCCGCGGGCCGTGGCCGCTGGGCGACGGCCGGCACGCTCGCGGCCATCGCGGCGATGATCAAGCCGCAGTTCGGCATCGGCGCGATCGTGATCGGCGCCGCCGTCCTCATCGAGCTGCTCCGCCTTCGACGCTGGGAGCCACTTGTCCGCGTCGGCGTCGCGGGGGTCCTGACCGCGCTCGTGCTCGGCGCGCCCTTCCGGGCCGGTCCCGCGGAGCTCTTCGAGCTCGTACGGCAGGCAGCCGCGTTCTATCAATACACGTCGCTGTTCGCGTTCAACGTGTGGTCGATCGTCGGCGACTTCTGGAAGCCAGATGCCGCCTACTTCGGTCCCGGCGTGGTCCTGCTCGTCGCAGGCCTGCTTGTCGCGTGCCTGCCGCTGTGGCAGCGCCGCGACACCGCGGCGTTCCTCGCAGCGGGCGCGATCGCCGCCTGCGCCTTCTACTTCCTTCCGACCCGCGCGCACGAGCGGTACCTCTTCCCGGTGTTCGTGCTCCTCCTTCCGCTGGCGGCGACACGCGCGCGTCTCCTCTGGCCGTATGTGTCGCTCTCGCTGCTGTTCGCGCTGTCGCTCTACTTCGCGTTCACGCGCTATGACGGGATCCGCTTCGGTGGGCCCGCGGTCGATCTCAAGGTGCCAGCGTGGCTTGAAGCCTCGTTGTTCACGCGGAACGGTCAGATCCTCATCGCGCTCGTCATGCTCGGCCTCGCGGCTCTGGTGGCGTGGCGCCTCCTACGCGGCGAAGCGCGTCTGGAGCCGTCGTTCGATGTGGGCATGCCGGCGACAGCGGCACCGGTCGAGCAGCGGACCGGCTGGCGTCTCCCTGCGGCGCTCGGTCCGGGACGCGCGCCGACGCGCCGCGACGTGTCGATCGCGCTGCTCGTCGCGCTGGCCATCCTGCTCACGCGCGGCTACCGCCTCGA
Protein-coding regions in this window:
- a CDS encoding bifunctional nuclease family protein, which produces MLVPCTVESVRVHVLTGQHVVLLQAKETNRLLPIWIGSDQAHSIATRIAGIASERPLTHDLMMDVLTKLGVEITRIVVKDLVADDNGGGVFHGSLFLQLGEREVEIDCRPSDAIALAVRCEARILVSDTVLDRSAISAESEDDDNIAVFKEFIQSLPDDPPGQGSS
- a CDS encoding rhomboid family intramembrane serine protease, yielding MNRLLLAINLVAWIYVVYLTRQPGALETFFDRYSFDWTEFTTRVAAGELGIDTFVPLISHMFLHGGWLHVIGNMLYLWIFGDNVEDRFGSAQYLVFYLLCGIVAAIGQGLISPSPMVGASGAIAGVLAAYLVMYPTARISTLVFLGLFITIVELPALIVIGMFIVLQVIEGIAELRLTGHAAAQQVAYFAHIWGFGAGLLLLSFFRRSDAARRVRFG
- the recF gene encoding DNA replication and repair protein RecF (All proteins in this family for which functions are known are DNA-binding proteins that assist the filamentation of RecA onto DNA for the initiation of recombination or recombinational repair.), with translation MRVSKLALEDFRSYPQVEMSLSRGAIAFIGPNGAGKTNLLEAIHLIARGDSPRAHDDTELVRWGATTARVGTEVDRAEDHRRIETLLFAPPEGERRRPRRYLLDGAGKRPEDTAGELVVVAFFPEDVELLVAAPSGRRRFLDAMLGQIDRAHRREMRELQRVLEQRNALLRVAREELELPEEEMAFWDRELVRLAAAISLRRSRLVADLAVPFVRATELFTGAEGLSLAYAGQVEGDTLEERTLGYQRVLREKRDRERWQGASLVGPQRDDLAVTSAGRMLPAFASRGEHRSAVLSLKIAEAAWLASRVGEQPVFLLDDVLSELDAGRREALARAIPEDAQVLLTAAIPTALPDTLRERATLVPVRRGQVG
- a CDS encoding DciA family protein, translated to MRPIARAIQSALRTFGLDQGVARADAVRAWQDAATKILGADAVTTRAIRADGDTLVVLVPTAQWAGEIRLRERDLLQALADRAPASRIARLRCVPSP